One window from the genome of Paracoccus zhejiangensis encodes:
- a CDS encoding transketolase family protein has protein sequence MTLASMTRKYEPRRLPEGPRVATTAMIASLAAEGYETVAAPFGHALVEAAKKDDKIVGLSADLAKYTDLHIFAQAMPDRFYQMGMAEQLLMSAAAGLAREGFNPFATTYAVFASRRAYDFIAMAIAEENLPVKIVCALPGLTTGYGPSHQATEDLAIFRGLPNMTVIDPCDADDIIGMVPQIAAHDGPVYSRLPRGKVPSVLTRHKPDYKFQLGKAQVIREGKDVLVISTGFMTMRALDAAEALARDGVDAAVLHVPTIKPLDTATILAEARKGGRLVVTAENHTVVGGLGEAVATTLMTNGVTPAFRMIGLPDQFLEAGALPTLHEMYGLTVDSITNRIKGWL, from the coding sequence ATGACGCTGGCATCGATGACACGCAAATACGAACCGCGCCGCCTGCCCGAGGGTCCGCGCGTCGCCACCACGGCGATGATCGCCTCGCTGGCTGCCGAGGGCTATGAGACGGTCGCGGCGCCCTTTGGTCATGCGCTGGTCGAGGCGGCCAAGAAGGACGACAAGATCGTCGGGCTGTCCGCCGATTTGGCCAAATATACCGACCTGCACATCTTCGCGCAGGCGATGCCCGACCGCTTCTATCAGATGGGCATGGCCGAGCAGTTGCTGATGTCGGCCGCCGCCGGGCTGGCGCGCGAGGGGTTCAACCCCTTCGCCACCACTTACGCGGTTTTTGCCAGCCGTCGGGCCTATGACTTCATCGCCATGGCCATTGCCGAGGAGAACCTGCCGGTCAAGATCGTCTGCGCCCTGCCGGGCCTGACCACGGGCTACGGGCCGAGCCACCAGGCCACCGAGGACCTGGCGATCTTCCGCGGCCTGCCGAACATGACGGTGATCGATCCCTGCGACGCCGATGACATCATCGGCATGGTGCCGCAGATCGCCGCCCATGACGGCCCGGTCTACAGCCGCTTGCCGCGCGGCAAGGTGCCCTCGGTGCTGACCCGCCACAAGCCGGATTACAAGTTCCAGCTGGGCAAGGCGCAGGTGATCCGCGAGGGCAAGGATGTGCTGGTCATCTCGACCGGGTTCATGACCATGCGGGCGCTGGACGCGGCCGAGGCGCTGGCCCGCGATGGCGTCGATGCCGCCGTGCTGCATGTGCCGACGATCAAGCCGCTGGATACCGCCACCATTCTGGCCGAGGCCCGCAAGGGCGGCCGGCTGGTCGTCACCGCCGAGAACCATACCGTTGTCGGTGGTCTGGGCGAGGCTGTTGCCACCACGCTGATGACCAATGGCGTCACCCCCGCCTTCCGCATGATCGGCCTGCCGGACCAGTTCCTCGAGGCCGGCGCGCTGCCGACGCTGCACGAGATGTACGGCCTGACGGTCGACAGCATCACCAACCGCATCAAGGGCTGGCTTTAA
- a CDS encoding haloacid dehalogenase type II, producing the protein MAIEAVVFDAYGTLYDVQSVSAVTEQEFPGHGDIITQVWRIKQLEYTWLRSQMNSYRSFWEVSRESLAFTLDAVGLPYDNAAFERIMDKYLHLDPYPEAIPALEALKGRRRAILSNGNQQMLDALVANTGLADHLEAVISVEDAGVFKPNPRAYDLVGTGLDLSPNKVLFVSSNSFDATAAKNYGFRVAWIERVTAAALRGEVRSAGTVGPATMFKILRMREEKFDLPPDHYLTSLADLAPILAG; encoded by the coding sequence ATGGCCATCGAAGCCGTTGTCTTCGACGCTTACGGCACGCTTTACGACGTGCAGTCCGTCTCTGCCGTGACCGAGCAGGAATTTCCCGGCCACGGTGACATCATCACCCAGGTCTGGCGGATCAAGCAGCTGGAATACACCTGGCTGCGGTCGCAGATGAACAGCTATCGCAGCTTCTGGGAGGTGTCGCGGGAATCGCTTGCCTTCACGCTGGACGCGGTCGGGCTGCCCTATGACAACGCCGCCTTCGAGCGGATCATGGACAAATACCTGCATCTCGACCCTTACCCCGAGGCGATCCCTGCGCTCGAGGCCCTGAAGGGACGCCGCCGGGCGATCCTCTCGAACGGCAACCAGCAGATGCTGGACGCGCTGGTGGCCAATACCGGGCTGGCCGATCATCTCGAGGCGGTGATCAGCGTCGAGGATGCCGGTGTCTTCAAGCCGAACCCGCGCGCCTATGACCTTGTCGGGACCGGGCTGGACCTGTCACCGAACAAGGTGTTGTTCGTGTCCTCGAACTCGTTCGACGCCACGGCGGCCAAGAATTACGGCTTCCGCGTGGCCTGGATCGAACGGGTGACCGCCGCGGCGCTGCGCGGTGAGGTGCGCAGCGCCGGGACGGTCGGCCCGGCCACGATGTTCAAGATCCTGCGCATGCGCGAGGAGAAATTCGATCTGCCGCCAGACCATTACCTGACATCGCTCGCCGATCTGGCGCCGATCCTGGCTGGCTGA
- a CDS encoding TonB-dependent receptor — translation MLNPRMITRLLCGTALLTLMASGVLAQPIPDADCSLAGGTLPEACERPEAGTAVTMPAGENTEMVAGPPPSMGGTGFQIVIDGAPVSGDPDVEDVIRQTDLALDAADIKVSFDSLGAKKRLDVQRSDSDRPLEPGETVTVTSRLNYPAYVSKGEIRVIDRAGRGSSGRTLAILPIDPNGQASFAMPEGDRIVIVHRVYDARGRYDETVDIPLSIADDRGLSELAEEGTDATARRAIPVQGGAVTVSGENVDPDGTVYALGEAIRPASKGNFALQRILPVGEHAIEVKVVDPVQELSFSRDIEIPRYDMFYTALTDATVGVKDIDGSRDTYTEGRLAFYVNGYNANGVEFTVAADTRDNDIRDLFSSFDEKDPSSLLRRIDPNEYYPTYGDGSSIVEDAPTQGKIYVRVEKDKNYAVWGNSQAELKNTEYLRNERVLYGANAHWESQAQTSHGEPRAQATFYAARPDNLPQRDVLRGTGGSIYFLSRQDITRGSEVVSVELRDPDSGRVIDRRYLVAGTDYEVNYLQGSIRLAQPLQSSSGGGVVVTNPGGDAELNLVVQYEYTPVGLSVEGATLGGRVEGWVTDELRLGATAQKEDTGTADQKAFGADLHYRLGENSYVEAEYAKSEGPGYGFRSSTDGGLIYDTTDADDGTGRAFRLETELDLQELGLTTEGTVSAYFEDRQAGFTSLDYTVGTGERLWGFDVDIQASERLAWRVYAEDFRNDQDRRDSEAGAEVLWSPDSVNTLALGVEHVRRRSPEETGNRTDMALRYTRQVTPRFSWSLLAQATLAHEGLERNNRLGVGVERDFGNGWTVAGEVSDGTLGVGADIRAEYEREDGSSLYFGYELDPDDFDRTGTFDSLSESKGKFVFGGRRQVNDTTAFYGENTYDIESDRDSLTSSYGVDYSPDQFLTYSFGLDVGQIRDDRSGDFKRHAISLGAKYEDEQLTASGRLEFRRERGDEIVPPPRG, via the coding sequence ATGTTGAACCCCAGAATGATCACGCGCCTGCTCTGCGGCACTGCCCTGCTGACCCTGATGGCAAGCGGCGTGCTGGCGCAGCCGATCCCCGATGCCGACTGCTCACTGGCGGGCGGTACGCTGCCCGAAGCCTGCGAGCGGCCGGAGGCCGGCACCGCCGTCACCATGCCGGCGGGCGAGAATACCGAGATGGTCGCCGGCCCGCCGCCCTCGATGGGGGGCACCGGCTTCCAGATCGTCATCGATGGCGCCCCGGTCTCGGGCGATCCCGATGTCGAGGACGTCATCCGGCAGACCGACCTGGCGCTGGACGCAGCCGACATCAAGGTCAGCTTCGACAGCCTCGGCGCCAAGAAACGGCTGGATGTGCAGCGCAGCGATTCCGATCGCCCGCTGGAGCCGGGCGAGACGGTCACCGTTACCAGCCGGCTGAACTATCCCGCCTATGTCAGCAAGGGCGAGATCCGGGTCATCGACCGCGCCGGTCGCGGCTCGTCCGGGCGCACGCTGGCCATCCTGCCGATCGATCCGAACGGCCAGGCCAGCTTCGCCATGCCCGAGGGCGACCGCATCGTCATCGTCCACCGCGTCTATGACGCACGTGGCCGCTATGACGAGACCGTGGATATCCCGCTGTCCATCGCCGATGATCGCGGGCTGTCGGAACTGGCCGAGGAAGGCACCGACGCCACCGCCCGCCGCGCCATCCCGGTGCAGGGCGGCGCGGTCACCGTCTCGGGCGAGAATGTCGATCCCGACGGCACCGTCTATGCCCTGGGCGAGGCGATCCGCCCTGCCTCCAAAGGCAACTTTGCCCTGCAGCGCATCCTGCCGGTGGGCGAGCATGCCATCGAGGTCAAGGTCGTCGATCCGGTGCAGGAGCTGAGCTTCTCGCGCGATATCGAGATCCCGCGCTATGACATGTTCTACACCGCCCTGACCGATGCCACGGTGGGGGTGAAGGATATCGACGGCAGCCGCGACACCTATACCGAGGGGCGGCTGGCCTTCTATGTGAACGGCTACAATGCCAACGGGGTCGAGTTCACCGTCGCTGCCGATACCCGTGACAATGACATCCGCGATCTCTTCTCCAGCTTCGACGAGAAGGACCCCTCGAGCCTGCTGCGCCGGATCGATCCCAATGAATATTACCCGACCTATGGCGACGGTTCGTCCATCGTCGAGGACGCCCCGACCCAGGGCAAGATCTATGTCCGGGTCGAGAAGGACAAGAATTACGCCGTCTGGGGCAATTCGCAGGCCGAGCTGAAGAATACCGAATACCTGCGCAACGAACGCGTGCTCTATGGTGCCAATGCGCATTGGGAATCGCAGGCCCAGACCAGCCATGGCGAGCCCCGTGCGCAGGCGACGTTCTATGCCGCGCGCCCCGACAACCTGCCGCAGCGCGACGTGCTGCGCGGCACCGGCGGCTCGATCTATTTCCTCAGCCGGCAGGACATCACCCGCGGCTCGGAGGTGGTCAGCGTCGAGCTGCGTGATCCCGATAGCGGCCGGGTGATCGACCGCCGCTATCTGGTGGCCGGCACCGATTACGAGGTGAATTACCTGCAGGGCAGCATACGCCTGGCGCAACCGCTGCAATCTTCCTCGGGCGGTGGCGTGGTCGTCACCAATCCGGGCGGCGATGCCGAACTGAACCTTGTGGTTCAATACGAATATACCCCGGTCGGGCTTTCGGTCGAGGGTGCCACGCTGGGGGGGCGGGTCGAGGGCTGGGTGACGGATGAGCTGCGTCTCGGCGCCACCGCCCAGAAAGAGGATACCGGCACCGCCGATCAGAAGGCTTTCGGTGCCGACCTGCACTATCGCCTCGGCGAGAACAGCTATGTCGAGGCCGAGTATGCCAAAAGCGAGGGGCCGGGCTATGGCTTCCGCAGCTCGACCGATGGCGGGCTCATCTATGACACGACCGATGCCGATGACGGCACCGGACGGGCCTTCCGGCTGGAGACCGAGCTGGACCTGCAGGAACTGGGGCTGACAACCGAAGGCACGGTCTCGGCCTATTTCGAGGACCGGCAGGCGGGCTTCACCTCGCTTGACTATACCGTCGGCACCGGCGAGCGGCTCTGGGGGTTTGACGTCGATATCCAGGCTTCCGAGCGGCTGGCCTGGCGGGTCTATGCCGAGGATTTCCGCAACGATCAGGACCGCCGCGACAGCGAGGCCGGGGCGGAAGTGCTGTGGAGCCCGGACAGCGTGAACACGCTGGCGCTCGGCGTCGAGCATGTCCGCCGCCGCAGCCCCGAAGAGACCGGCAACCGCACCGACATGGCGCTGCGCTATACCCGCCAGGTCACCCCGCGCTTCAGCTGGTCGCTTCTGGCGCAAGCCACCCTGGCCCATGAGGGGCTCGAGCGGAACAACCGCCTTGGCGTCGGGGTCGAGCGCGACTTCGGCAATGGCTGGACCGTGGCCGGCGAGGTCTCGGACGGCACGCTTGGCGTCGGTGCCGATATCCGCGCCGAATACGAGCGCGAGGATGGCAGCAGCCTCTACTTTGGCTACGAGCTCGATCCGGATGACTTCGACCGCACCGGCACCTTCGACAGCTTGAGCGAAAGCAAGGGCAAGTTCGTCTTCGGCGGTCGCCGGCAGGTGAACGACACCACCGCCTTCTATGGCGAGAACACCTATGACATCGAGAGCGACCGCGATTCGCTGACCAGCAGCTATGGCGTCGATTACAGCCCCGACCAGTTCCTGACCTACAGCTTCGGGCTGGATGTGGGCCAGATCCGCGATGATCGCAGCGGCGATTTCAAGCGCCATGCCATCAGTCTCGGCGCGAAGTACGAGGACGAACAGCTGACCGCCTCGGGCCGGCTCGAATTCCGCCGCGAGCGGGGTGACGAGATCGTGCCCCCCCCGCGTGGATGA
- a CDS encoding IS5 family transposase (programmed frameshift): protein MSALFWLSDRAWAAIEPILPRNQPCARRVDDRRVISGIIHVLRVGCRWQDCPPDYGPSTTICNRFNRWSHKGLWTRIFTTLSAPAELPGDLSIDSTAVRAHRSSHGAKGGRRQAIGRSRGGPTTKIHALTDGCGRAMAFILSPGNCADISVAPALLDRIAPPTRLLADKGYDANSLRERLATSRTEAVIPSTRSRKVHIPFDETAYTSRNLIERAFCRLNDWRRIATRYDKLKTNFESAIAAIVRWRT, encoded by the exons ATGTCGGCATTGTTTTGGCTTTCGGATCGTGCTTGGGCGGCGATCGAGCCGATTTTGCCGAGGAACCAGCCGTGCGCCCGGCGGGTGGACGACCGCCGCGTCATCAGTGGCATCATTCACGTCTTGCGGGTCGGGTGTCGCTGGCAGGATTGTCCGCCCGACTATGGTCCTTCGACGACGATCTGCAATCGCTTCAACCGGTGGAGCCACAAGGGCCTCTGGACGCGCATTTTCACCACCCTTTCAGCGCCGGCCGAGCTTCCTGGAGATCTCAGCATCGACAGCACAGCCGTGCGGGCGCATCGCTCTTCCCATGGCGCAAAAGGGGGGCGCAGG CAGGCCATCGGGCGTTCGCGTGGTGGACCGACCACCAAAATCCATGCTCTGACAGATGGTTGCGGGCGTGCGATGGCCTTCATCCTGAGCCCGGGAAACTGTGCTGACATCTCGGTGGCACCAGCGTTGCTCGACAGGATAGCACCGCCAACCCGCCTCCTCGCCGACAAGGGATATGATGCCAACAGCCTGCGTGAACGCCTCGCCACAAGCAGAACAGAGGCCGTCATCCCCTCGACCAGATCCCGCAAGGTGCACATTCCATTTGACGAGACGGCATATACCAGCAGAAACCTGATCGAACGGGCATTCTGCCGATTGAACGATTGGCGCAGGATCGCCACCCGCTACGACAAGCTCAAGACCAACTTCGAGTCAGCAATCGCAGCCATCGTACGCTGGCGGACCTGA
- a CDS encoding SDR family NAD(P)-dependent oxidoreductase, translating into MGLLDGKYVIVTGAASPRGLGKATAQLFADQGATVAILDLNADQAKAAAADLGEGHVGLACNVTDLEACKAAADDLLQQWGRIDVLVNNAGITQPLKVMDIAPGNYDAVLDVNLRGTLYMSQAVIPAMREQNEGSIVNLSSVSAQRGGGIFGGPHYSAAKAGVLGLTKAMARELAPQNIRVNAVCPGFIATDITAGKLTPDMMEGILAGIPMGRAGEASDVAGCCLFLASNLSAYCTGTEVDVNGGSLIH; encoded by the coding sequence ATGGGCCTGTTGGACGGAAAATATGTCATCGTGACCGGGGCGGCCTCGCCGCGCGGTCTTGGAAAGGCCACGGCGCAGCTGTTCGCCGATCAGGGCGCGACGGTCGCGATCCTCGATCTGAACGCGGACCAGGCCAAGGCCGCCGCCGCCGATCTGGGCGAGGGGCATGTGGGCCTCGCCTGCAATGTGACCGATCTCGAGGCCTGCAAGGCGGCGGCAGATGACCTGCTGCAGCAATGGGGACGGATCGATGTGCTGGTGAACAATGCCGGCATCACCCAGCCCCTGAAGGTCATGGATATCGCCCCCGGCAATTACGACGCGGTGCTGGACGTGAACCTGCGCGGCACGCTTTACATGAGCCAGGCGGTCATCCCGGCCATGCGCGAGCAGAACGAGGGCAGCATCGTCAACCTGTCCTCGGTCTCGGCGCAGCGTGGCGGCGGGATCTTTGGCGGGCCGCATTACTCGGCGGCCAAGGCCGGGGTGCTGGGCCTGACCAAGGCGATGGCGCGCGAATTGGCACCGCAGAACATCCGCGTCAACGCCGTCTGCCCCGGCTTCATCGCCACCGACATCACCGCCGGGAAACTGACCCCCGACATGATGGAGGGCATTCTGGCCGGCATCCCCATGGGCCGCGCGGGCGAGGCCAGCGATGTCGCCGGCTGCTGCCTGTTTCTCGCCTCGAACCTCTCGGCCTATTGCACCGGCACCGAGGTCGACGTGAACGGCGGATCGCTGATCCACTGA
- a CDS encoding TetR/AcrR family transcriptional regulator yields the protein MARHREFDEEKALKGAMNVFWQRGYAGAGMQELCTAMGLNPGSLYAAFGSKRELFFLVMRRYLETVTQEGIARIQAADSGSAGIRAYFAYLVDGIVDGRRQWGCLGTNAFLELGDRDEEVNAIMTAHYKRLETAFLTAIQRDAPDADAHRASERATYLVCVAQGLNVLARTRPTRAMLSSIAEQATGDLADRAA from the coding sequence ATGGCGAGGCATCGCGAGTTCGACGAGGAAAAGGCCCTGAAAGGCGCGATGAACGTCTTCTGGCAGCGTGGCTATGCGGGTGCGGGCATGCAGGAGCTATGCACCGCGATGGGCCTCAACCCCGGCAGCCTCTATGCCGCCTTCGGCAGCAAGCGCGAGCTGTTTTTCCTGGTGATGCGCCGCTATCTCGAAACGGTCACGCAAGAGGGCATCGCTCGCATCCAGGCCGCCGACAGCGGCAGTGCCGGCATCCGCGCCTATTTCGCCTATCTCGTCGACGGGATCGTCGATGGCCGCCGCCAATGGGGCTGTCTCGGGACCAATGCCTTTCTCGAGCTTGGCGATCGCGACGAAGAGGTCAACGCGATCATGACCGCGCATTACAAGCGGCTCGAGACGGCCTTCCTGACCGCGATCCAGCGCGATGCCCCCGACGCCGATGCGCATCGCGCCTCGGAGCGTGCGACCTACCTGGTCTGCGTGGCGCAAGGGCTGAACGTGCTTGCCCGCACCCGCCCCACTCGCGCGATGCTGAGTTCGATTGCCGAGCAGGCGACGGGCGATCTTGCGGACCGTGCGGCCTGA
- a CDS encoding RidA family protein encodes MTMTHLKPGKRMSEAVCIGDIAFLAGQIPEDLSGDIEAQTREVLDAIDGVMAELGGSKADIASVQVWLSDMDDFAGMNAVWDGWVDPSAPPARATCGVRLARPGMRVEMIAVARLANAARAAS; translated from the coding sequence ATGACCATGACCCATCTGAAACCCGGCAAGCGCATGAGCGAGGCCGTCTGCATCGGCGATATTGCCTTCCTTGCGGGTCAGATCCCCGAGGATCTGAGCGGCGATATCGAAGCCCAGACCCGCGAAGTCCTTGACGCCATCGACGGCGTGATGGCCGAACTGGGCGGCAGCAAGGCCGACATCGCCTCGGTTCAGGTCTGGCTGAGCGACATGGACGATTTCGCCGGCATGAACGCGGTCTGGGACGGCTGGGTCGATCCCTCGGCCCCGCCGGCCCGGGCCACCTGTGGCGTCAGGCTGGCGCGCCCCGGAATGCGGGTCGAGATGATTGCCGTTGCCCGGCTGGCGAATGCTGCCAGGGCAGCAAGTTAG
- a CDS encoding sodium:solute symporter family protein translates to MTESDWQIQNIWLGLGITLAVFALYYLVALFSRQKTHDSADLYLAGRSVGPLVNSLAASSTWMSVATFLGVVALIQQLHLPFVYMWIQLILSVPLLVLLYGASLYRMGAFTSVHFVQQRYGQRAGYLAAGWMLLIMLMYMVGQFIGVAKVFEVLLGLPYTSSLIISALVITGYITIGGMKGATYNDAIQMVIMMLALLVPLAAILKAMGASGYWFPPLGYGDLTDVLLERIPTFFDLKFEPRFYLALFVALTIGTLGLPQLAQRVLTSDSIRSARRVVPWFCLWVGLMFLGTYAMGVAGVYHFALIGQDLSPEAADKTTLLLNLAYNPDWVSAFVIAGVLAAGVSTIAGLMIGVATIVGHDIVGSLRPDLSEIKRLRYGYLALAGTGIVSLLVSLNPPAFLITSIFWAFGLCATAVTPMIVLGVWSTRINIWGAMTGSAVAGLLYILLSPYVFPGLSIGSGIIANLGYSVALISVPVGFILTIAVSLLAERMLPDLAAPERARAQELVERIHGWATVTRQRYDGSRWLLILCALWLPVLVWGMMPWSP, encoded by the coding sequence ATGACCGAATCCGACTGGCAGATCCAGAACATCTGGCTGGGCCTTGGCATCACGCTGGCGGTCTTCGCGCTCTACTACCTCGTTGCGCTTTTCTCGCGGCAAAAGACCCATGACTCGGCTGATCTCTACCTCGCGGGGCGTTCGGTCGGCCCGCTGGTCAATTCGCTGGCCGCTTCCTCGACCTGGATGAGCGTGGCGACCTTCCTGGGTGTCGTGGCGCTGATCCAGCAGCTGCACCTTCCCTTCGTCTACATGTGGATCCAACTGATCCTGTCGGTGCCGCTTCTGGTGCTGCTCTACGGGGCCTCGCTTTACCGCATGGGGGCGTTCACCTCGGTGCATTTCGTCCAGCAGCGCTATGGCCAGCGGGCCGGCTATCTCGCGGCGGGCTGGATGCTGCTGATCATGCTGATGTACATGGTCGGCCAGTTCATCGGCGTCGCCAAGGTCTTCGAGGTGCTGCTGGGCCTGCCCTATACCTCGTCGCTGATCATCTCGGCACTGGTTATCACCGGCTATATCACCATCGGCGGCATGAAGGGCGCGACCTATAACGACGCCATCCAGATGGTGATCATGATGCTGGCCCTGCTGGTGCCACTGGCGGCGATCCTGAAGGCGATGGGGGCATCGGGTTACTGGTTTCCGCCGCTCGGCTATGGCGATCTGACCGATGTCCTGCTGGAGCGCATCCCGACCTTCTTCGACCTGAAATTCGAGCCGCGCTTCTACCTGGCGCTGTTCGTCGCCCTGACCATCGGCACGCTGGGGCTGCCGCAACTGGCGCAGCGGGTGCTGACCTCGGACAGCATCCGTTCGGCCCGGCGGGTGGTGCCGTGGTTCTGCCTCTGGGTCGGGCTGATGTTCCTCGGCACCTATGCGATGGGCGTCGCGGGGGTCTATCACTTCGCGCTGATCGGGCAGGACCTGTCGCCCGAGGCCGCCGACAAGACCACGCTGCTCCTGAACCTGGCCTATAACCCGGACTGGGTGTCGGCCTTCGTCATCGCGGGCGTTCTGGCGGCGGGCGTATCGACCATCGCCGGGCTGATGATCGGGGTGGCGACCATCGTGGGCCATGACATCGTCGGCTCGCTCCGCCCCGATCTGTCCGAGATCAAGCGCCTGCGCTATGGCTACCTGGCGCTTGCCGGGACCGGGATCGTGTCGCTGCTGGTTTCGCTGAACCCGCCGGCCTTCCTGATCACCTCGATCTTCTGGGCCTTCGGTCTCTGCGCGACGGCGGTCACGCCGATGATCGTGCTGGGTGTCTGGTCCACGCGGATCAACATCTGGGGCGCGATGACGGGCAGTGCCGTTGCGGGCCTGCTTTATATCCTGCTGTCGCCCTATGTCTTCCCCGGCCTGTCGATCGGCAGCGGCATCATCGCCAACCTCGGCTATTCGGTGGCGCTGATCTCGGTTCCGGTGGGCTTCATCCTGACCATCGCGGTCTCGCTGCTGGCCGAGCGGATGCTGCCCGATCTGGCCGCGCCCGAGCGCGCGCGTGCGCAGGAACTGGTCGAGCGGATCCATGGCTGGGCGACGGTCACGCGCCAGCGCTATGACGGCAGCCGCTGGCTGCTGATCCTCTGCGCCCTGTGGTTGCCGGTACTGGTCTGGGGGATGATGCCATGGTCGCCGTGA
- a CDS encoding TRAP transporter substrate-binding protein has protein sequence MNRSILGAILCSTVFAGAASADTVILAHAQPPGNPRSLAADFFAEKVAACSEGRIEVNVAGAATMGDDVEALTSTSANVIQITANSQGATAQIIPELNVIGLPFLFADAPSAWKVIDGEIKAQIDERAQAAGLKLLGLWDNGIRHVSHLSKSITTPADLQGVKIRTPPDDMTIAIFNALGGNPAPLTFAELPTALQSGVFEAQENPLTNIYSSKIHEITKFISLTGHKYETSPLLASMAWWSSLSPEDQACVQASADEATAFQRQTATEQEAEVKQKLIDEGATVTEIADRQAFIDATAPVYEEYRAKFPELVDTITAEAAK, from the coding sequence ATGAACCGCAGCATCCTTGGCGCCATCCTGTGCAGCACCGTCTTTGCCGGTGCCGCCAGCGCCGACACCGTCATCCTCGCCCATGCACAGCCGCCGGGAAACCCGCGCTCGCTGGCCGCCGATTTCTTTGCCGAAAAAGTCGCGGCCTGCAGCGAGGGCCGGATCGAGGTCAATGTCGCCGGCGCGGCGACCATGGGCGATGATGTCGAGGCGCTGACCTCGACCTCGGCCAATGTCATCCAGATCACCGCCAACAGCCAGGGCGCCACGGCGCAGATCATCCCCGAGCTGAACGTGATCGGGCTGCCCTTCCTTTTTGCCGATGCGCCGAGCGCGTGGAAGGTGATCGATGGCGAGATCAAGGCGCAGATCGATGAGCGCGCGCAGGCTGCAGGACTGAAGTTGCTGGGCCTCTGGGATAACGGCATCCGCCATGTCAGCCACCTGTCGAAGTCGATCACCACGCCCGCCGACCTGCAAGGCGTCAAGATCCGCACGCCCCCCGATGATATGACCATCGCCATCTTCAACGCGCTTGGCGGCAACCCTGCGCCGCTGACCTTTGCCGAGCTGCCGACCGCGCTGCAATCGGGCGTGTTCGAGGCGCAGGAGAACCCGCTGACGAACATCTACTCGTCCAAGATCCACGAGATCACCAAGTTCATCTCGCTGACCGGGCACAAGTACGAGACCTCGCCGCTGCTGGCCAGCATGGCCTGGTGGTCGTCGCTGTCACCCGAGGATCAGGCCTGCGTCCAAGCCTCGGCGGATGAGGCAACCGCCTTCCAGCGCCAGACCGCGACCGAGCAGGAGGCCGAGGTCAAGCAGAAGCTGATCGACGAGGGTGCAACCGTGACCGAGATCGCGGACCGGCAGGCCTTCATCGACGCGACCGCGCCGGTCTATGAGGAATACCGCGCCAAGTTCCCCGAACTGGTCGACACCATCACCGCCGAGGCCGCGAAATGA
- a CDS encoding transketolase: MTVESRSFAASNTSLALRAWNIRRKALLMGEVQGQGYIGQALGVADVLAASYFHALNYDPKDPEWEGRDRFLLSIGHYAIALYAVLMEAGILPEDELETYGMDDSRMPMSGMASYTPGMEITGGSLGHGLGIAVGMALGLKRKNSPAFVYNLMSDGELGEGSTWEAVMSGVQHKLDNLICLVDFNDQQADGKSTAALAQGDELAKWQAFGWHAQRVDGNDLDAVVAAFDTARASSHPGPRVIIFDTTMCKGVDFLETREITHFVRVEADEWAKALAVLEEGKPQ; encoded by the coding sequence ATGACAGTCGAAAGCCGCTCTTTCGCGGCGTCCAACACCTCGTTGGCGCTGCGGGCATGGAATATTCGCCGCAAGGCCCTGTTGATGGGCGAGGTGCAGGGGCAGGGCTATATCGGCCAGGCCCTTGGCGTCGCGGACGTTCTGGCCGCATCTTATTTCCACGCGCTGAATTATGACCCGAAGGACCCGGAATGGGAGGGGCGCGACCGTTTCCTGCTGTCCATCGGGCATTACGCCATCGCGCTTTACGCCGTTCTGATGGAGGCCGGCATCCTGCCCGAGGACGAGCTGGAAACCTATGGCATGGATGACAGCCGCATGCCGATGTCGGGCATGGCGTCCTACACCCCGGGGATGGAGATTACCGGCGGCTCGCTGGGGCATGGGCTGGGGATCGCCGTCGGCATGGCGCTGGGGTTGAAGCGCAAGAACAGCCCGGCTTTCGTCTATAACCTGATGTCGGATGGCGAGTTGGGCGAGGGCTCGACCTGGGAGGCGGTAATGTCGGGGGTCCAGCACAAGCTGGACAACCTCATCTGCCTCGTCGATTTCAACGACCAGCAGGCCGATGGCAAATCGACTGCCGCGCTGGCGCAGGGTGACGAGCTTGCCAAGTGGCAGGCCTTTGGCTGGCACGCGCAGCGGGTGGACGGCAACGATCTCGACGCCGTGGTCGCCGCCTTTGACACCGCCCGGGCCAGCAGCCATCCGGGGCCGCGCGTCATCATCTTCGATACCACCATGTGCAAGGGGGTCGATTTTCTCGAGACCCGCGAGATCACGCATTTCGTCCGCGTCGAGGCGGATGAATGGGCCAAGGCCCTGGCCGTTCTGGAAGAGGGGAAGCCGCAATGA